The nucleotide sequence AACGCATCATCAAGCGGAAGATCTTTCCCGGCTACGTGCTCGTGGAGATGATCATGAGCGACGACAGCTGGTACGTGGTGCGCCATACGCCTGGCGTGACCGGGTTCGTGTCGCCCGGCGCCCGGCCGGTACCGCTGGAGGAGTACGAGCTGCGGGCCATCATGAAGCAGATGGGGCTCGACGAGGAGCGCAAGCCGCGGGTGGCCTTCGACCTCGGCGATCCGGTGCGGGTCATCTCGGGCCCGTTCGTCAACTTCACGGGGAAGATCGACGGGATCAACGTGGAGAAGGGCAAGCTGCGCGTCATCGTCTCCATGTTCGGCAGGGAGACCCCTGTCGAGCTGGACTTCGAGCAGGTCGAGAAGGTCTAGGGGAAGGTTCGACGATTCGGACGGGAGAAGCGACGAGGTGCCATGGCCAAGAAGGTAGCCGCTCAGGTGAAGCTCCAGATCCCCGCAGGAAAGGCGACGCCTGCTCCCCCGGTGGGTACCGCCCTGGGGCCGCACGGGGTCAACATCATGGAGTTCTGCAAGGCGTTCAACGCCCGGACGGCCAAGGAGGCCGGGACCATCATCCCGGTGGAGATCACCATCTTCGAAGACCGCTCCTTCACCTTCGTCACCAAGACCCCTCCGGCCGCGGTGCTGCTGCTCAAGGCGGCGGGCATCGAGAAAGGGTCGGGGGTGCCCAACAAGCAGAAGGTCGCCAAGGTGACGAGGGCGCAGGTCGAGGAGATCGCCCGCACCAAGATGCCCGATCTCAACGCCTCTGACCTGGCGGCGGCGGTGCGCATGGTGGAGGGCACGGCCCGC is from Limnochorda sp. L945t and encodes:
- the nusG gene encoding transcription termination/antitermination protein NusG: MYASDADADLREQESRAPSETQQGAAGPGSAAPVGEEPLEAVRFDPTPSHPDSRWYVIHTYSGYENKVKANLERRVRSMGMDDKIFRVLVPTEEEIDFQGGKKRIIKRKIFPGYVLVEMIMSDDSWYVVRHTPGVTGFVSPGARPVPLEEYELRAIMKQMGLDEERKPRVAFDLGDPVRVISGPFVNFTGKIDGINVEKGKLRVIVSMFGRETPVELDFEQVEKV
- the rplK gene encoding 50S ribosomal protein L11 produces the protein MAKKVAAQVKLQIPAGKATPAPPVGTALGPHGVNIMEFCKAFNARTAKEAGTIIPVEITIFEDRSFTFVTKTPPAAVLLLKAAGIEKGSGVPNKQKVAKVTRAQVEEIARTKMPDLNASDLAAAVRMVEGTARSMGIVVEG